A part of Acidimicrobiales bacterium genomic DNA contains:
- a CDS encoding metallophosphoesterase family protein encodes MSPARRLSAGPVQRLEAFAVEDDSLQVCWASLGRGRRDLRVVDPDDGRAELATATVDGEGGPGAAVLAGLPPGRSLVVELEGQGVPAGAALAACTLAPPPGRLRCRIATVSDIHVGETEFGRWPAIRDRSGLPDEPNVRCARAAIAEALAWGADLLVVKGDLTMGCRAEELAVVADLLTGLPVPVVVLPGNHDGGNHRRADPAAELAGRGVLLTEDVAVVDLPGIRLVAVDTVLPGHGRGRIGARLPALTAALAGAEGGALVCLHHHPQRTIVPTHWPPGILGIDGHRFLDGVERANPATLVTSGHTHRHRRRRHGPVTITEVGSPKDYPGTWAGYAVHDGGIRQVVRRVADPDAIAWTERTRRMGLGQWGRWSPGTLGARCFSLTWPAR; translated from the coding sequence GTGAGCCCCGCCCGGCGCCTGTCGGCCGGGCCGGTCCAGCGCCTCGAGGCGTTCGCCGTCGAGGACGACAGCCTGCAGGTGTGCTGGGCGTCGCTGGGCCGGGGACGTCGGGACCTGCGCGTGGTCGACCCGGACGACGGCCGGGCCGAGCTGGCCACGGCCACGGTGGACGGCGAGGGCGGGCCCGGCGCCGCGGTGCTGGCCGGGCTGCCGCCGGGCCGCAGCCTGGTGGTGGAGCTCGAGGGACAGGGCGTGCCGGCCGGCGCGGCCCTGGCCGCGTGCACCCTGGCCCCGCCCCCGGGCCGGCTCCGGTGCCGCATCGCGACGGTGAGCGACATCCACGTCGGCGAGACCGAGTTCGGGCGGTGGCCCGCGATCCGCGACCGCTCCGGCCTTCCCGACGAGCCCAACGTGCGGTGCGCCCGCGCCGCCATCGCCGAGGCCCTGGCGTGGGGCGCCGACCTGCTCGTGGTGAAGGGCGACCTGACGATGGGGTGCCGGGCCGAGGAGCTCGCCGTCGTCGCCGACCTGCTAACCGGCCTGCCGGTGCCGGTGGTCGTCCTCCCGGGCAACCACGACGGCGGGAACCACCGCCGGGCCGACCCGGCCGCCGAGCTGGCCGGGCGCGGCGTCCTGCTCACCGAGGACGTCGCGGTGGTCGACCTGCCCGGCATCCGACTGGTGGCCGTCGACACCGTCCTGCCGGGCCACGGACGGGGCCGCATCGGCGCGCGCCTCCCCGCCCTCACCGCGGCCCTCGCCGGGGCGGAGGGGGGCGCGCTCGTCTGCCTGCACCACCACCCCCAGCGCACGATCGTGCCGACCCACTGGCCCCCGGGGATCCTCGGCATCGACGGCCACCGCTTCCTCGACGGCGTGGAGCGGGCCAACCCGGCCACGCTCGTCACGTCCGGCCACACCCACCGCCACCGCCGTCGACGCCACGGGCCGGTCACGATCACCGAGGTCGGCTCGCCCAAGGACTACCCGGGCACCTGGGCCGGCTACGCGGTGCACGACGGCGGGATCCGCCAGGTGGTGCGGCGGGTGGCGGATCCCGACGCCATCGCCTGGACCGAGCGCACCCGGAGGATGGGCCTGGGCCAGTGGGGCCGGTGGTCGCCGGGCACGCTCGGCGCCCGCTGCTTCAGCCTCACCTGGCCCGCCCGCTGA
- a CDS encoding GTPase produces the protein MAPRRVVIVGAGGRDFHDFLVLFRDDPGVEVVAFTAAQIPGIDDRVLPPSLAGPRYPQGIPIRPEAELDAIVREHAVDEVVLAYSDLAHADVMHLASRALAAGADVRLPGPRSTELVATVPVVAVCAVRTGAGKSQTTRRIGRLLRDAGLRVALVRHPMPYGDLEAMRVQRFESLDDIDAAHPTLEEREEYEEPVRAGLVVYAGVDYRAILRAAEADADVIVWDGGNNDQPFYRPDLLVTVVDPLRPGHELGYHPGEANLRRADVVLVNKVDSAPPGAVDQVLASVAAVNPAAMVVRAASPVTLDPGPSLAGVPVLVVEDGPTVTHGGMPFGAGTVAARAAGAVPVDPRPHAVGSLVDVLARYPALGPVLPAMGYGEEQLADLSATIRAVPCDAVITGTPIDLARLLDASVPVRRARYELVEVGAPTLADVLTPLVAHLRAG, from the coding sequence GTGGCGCCGCGGCGGGTCGTGATCGTGGGAGCGGGAGGCCGCGACTTCCACGACTTCCTGGTGCTGTTCCGCGACGACCCGGGGGTCGAGGTCGTCGCCTTCACGGCCGCCCAGATCCCCGGGATCGACGACCGGGTGCTGCCCCCGTCGCTCGCCGGCCCCCGCTACCCGCAGGGCATCCCCATCCGCCCCGAGGCCGAGCTCGACGCGATCGTGCGCGAGCACGCCGTCGACGAGGTGGTGCTGGCCTACTCGGACCTCGCCCACGCCGACGTGATGCACCTGGCCTCGCGCGCCCTCGCGGCCGGGGCCGACGTCCGCCTTCCCGGGCCCCGCTCGACAGAGCTCGTGGCGACCGTGCCGGTGGTTGCGGTGTGCGCGGTCCGCACCGGTGCCGGCAAGAGCCAGACCACCCGTCGCATCGGGCGGCTGCTCCGCGACGCCGGCCTGCGCGTGGCCCTGGTGCGCCACCCCATGCCCTACGGCGATCTCGAGGCGATGCGCGTCCAGCGATTCGAGTCGCTCGACGACATCGACGCCGCTCACCCCACCCTGGAGGAGCGGGAGGAGTACGAGGAGCCCGTCCGCGCCGGCCTGGTCGTGTACGCGGGCGTCGACTACCGGGCGATCCTCCGGGCCGCCGAGGCCGACGCCGACGTCATCGTGTGGGACGGCGGCAACAACGACCAGCCGTTCTACCGCCCCGACCTGCTGGTGACCGTCGTCGATCCCCTGCGGCCCGGGCACGAGCTCGGCTACCACCCGGGCGAGGCCAACCTGCGACGGGCCGACGTGGTGCTGGTGAACAAGGTCGACAGCGCGCCGCCGGGTGCCGTCGACCAGGTCCTGGCCTCGGTGGCGGCCGTGAACCCGGCGGCGATGGTGGTGCGGGCGGCCTCGCCCGTGACCCTCGACCCCGGGCCCTCGCTCGCTGGCGTGCCGGTGCTGGTGGTCGAGGACGGCCCCACCGTCACCCACGGCGGCATGCCCTTCGGCGCAGGGACCGTCGCCGCCCGGGCGGCCGGCGCGGTGCCCGTCGACCCCCGGCCCCACGCCGTCGGCTCCCTCGTCGACGTGCTGGCTCGCTACCCGGCCCTCGGCCCGGTGCTGCCGGCCATGGGCTACGGCGAGGAGCAGCTCGCCGACCTGTCCGCCACCATCCGGGCGGTGCCGTGCGACGCGGTGATCACCGGCACCCCGATCGACCTCGCCCGCCTCCTGGACGCCTCCGTACCGGTCCGGCGGGCCCGCTACGAGCTGGTCGAGGTGGGCGCGCCCACGCTCGCCGACGTGCTGACACCGCTCGTCGCCCACCTGCGCGCCGGCTGA
- a CDS encoding cation-transporting P-type ATPase, whose product METAAGLTSAEAAERLRRDGPNVLPPPARRSPWKELAHQLVHFFALMLWVAAGLAFVAGMPQLGVAIAVVVVVNGTFAFIQESRAERAAEKLADLLPRRALVRRDGVPVEVDAAALVLGDVVLLTAGDRVSADLRTVEAHALLLDTSLLTGESAAVPVDVGERVHGGTFVVEGDAVAEVVATGARTRLAGIAALTRATHRPRSPLAIELDRVVRTIAAIAVAVGGAFFAVAVLNGTSPSDGFLFAIGVTVALVPEGLLPTVTLSLARGAQGMAHHHALVRRLEAVETLGSTTFVCTDKTGTLTRNQMSVVSVWTPAGSVLVSGNGYEPDGEVSGPTEALDRARRAALAGVRSSTGRAVLLDGAWVAQGDPMEAAIDVLARRLGVDVAADERARPSGRRFPFDPRRRRMSVVVGADLLVKGAPDTVMARCANGQQASDAADELAASGLRVIAVARRSAAGLVPADPGGLTDPAAAADLAERDLELLALLGLEDPPRTEAREALAACRRAGIRVAMVTGDHPATARAIAREVGLLPDHDGLVLEGVDLPDDLQVLGALLDRDGVVVSRVDPEDKLRIARALQERGHVVAMTGDGVNDGPALQEADIGVAMGRSGTDVAREAADLVLLDDDFATIVAAIEQGRATFSNVRRFLTYHLTDNVAELTPFVVWALSGARFPLAIGVLQVLCLDIGTDLLPALALGAEPPTAWALRQPPLHRHLIDRRILFRVFGVLGPTEAVMEMAAFMVGMAAAGWRPGGAFPEGEALLAASGAAFSAVVIGQCANAFACRSTVRPPWQLGWLSNPLVIYAVLTSLAALVGFLFIGPVADVLGQAPPPLAGAVVAVAAAPAVLAADAVHKVAVRRRLQRESPGEPPDGE is encoded by the coding sequence ATCGAGACGGCCGCAGGGTTGACGTCGGCCGAGGCCGCGGAACGGCTCCGCCGCGACGGTCCGAACGTGCTCCCGCCCCCAGCGCGGCGCTCCCCCTGGAAGGAGCTGGCCCACCAGCTGGTGCACTTCTTCGCGCTGATGCTGTGGGTGGCGGCCGGCCTGGCGTTCGTAGCCGGCATGCCCCAGCTGGGCGTGGCCATCGCCGTGGTCGTGGTGGTCAACGGCACCTTCGCGTTCATCCAGGAGAGCCGGGCCGAGCGTGCCGCGGAGAAGCTCGCCGACCTGCTGCCGCGCCGCGCCCTCGTGCGGCGCGACGGCGTGCCCGTCGAGGTCGATGCAGCCGCGCTGGTCCTGGGGGACGTGGTGCTGCTCACCGCGGGCGACCGGGTGTCGGCCGACCTCCGGACCGTCGAGGCGCACGCCCTGCTGCTCGACACCTCGCTGCTCACCGGTGAGAGCGCGGCGGTGCCCGTGGACGTGGGCGAGCGCGTCCACGGCGGCACGTTCGTGGTGGAGGGCGATGCGGTCGCGGAGGTGGTCGCCACCGGCGCGCGGACCCGACTGGCCGGCATCGCCGCCCTCACGCGCGCCACCCACCGCCCCCGGAGCCCCCTCGCCATCGAGCTCGACCGCGTGGTGCGCACCATCGCCGCCATCGCGGTGGCCGTGGGTGGCGCCTTCTTCGCCGTGGCCGTGCTCAACGGCACCTCACCGAGCGACGGGTTCCTGTTCGCCATCGGCGTGACCGTGGCCCTGGTGCCCGAGGGGCTGCTGCCGACGGTCACCCTGTCGCTGGCGCGGGGAGCCCAGGGGATGGCCCACCACCACGCCCTCGTCCGGAGGCTGGAGGCGGTCGAGACCCTGGGGTCGACCACCTTCGTCTGCACCGACAAGACCGGCACGCTGACCCGCAACCAGATGTCGGTGGTGTCGGTGTGGACACCGGCGGGCTCGGTGCTCGTCAGCGGCAACGGCTACGAGCCCGACGGCGAGGTGAGCGGCCCGACCGAGGCCCTCGACCGGGCGCGGCGGGCGGCGCTCGCGGGTGTGCGCTCGTCGACGGGCCGGGCGGTGCTCCTCGATGGCGCCTGGGTCGCGCAGGGCGATCCCATGGAGGCCGCGATCGACGTGCTGGCCCGCCGTCTGGGCGTCGACGTGGCCGCCGACGAGCGGGCGCGGCCCTCCGGCCGGCGCTTCCCGTTCGATCCGCGGCGGCGGCGCATGTCGGTGGTGGTCGGCGCCGACCTGCTGGTGAAGGGGGCGCCCGACACGGTGATGGCCCGGTGCGCGAACGGCCAGCAGGCATCGGATGCGGCGGACGAGCTGGCGGCCAGCGGGCTGCGGGTCATCGCCGTGGCCCGCCGGTCGGCGGCCGGGCTGGTGCCGGCCGACCCCGGAGGGCTCACCGATCCGGCCGCGGCCGCCGACCTGGCCGAGCGCGACCTGGAGCTGCTGGCCCTGCTCGGGTTGGAGGACCCGCCCCGCACCGAGGCCAGGGAGGCGCTGGCCGCGTGCCGGCGGGCCGGCATCCGCGTGGCGATGGTGACGGGGGACCACCCGGCGACGGCGCGGGCCATCGCGAGGGAGGTGGGCCTGCTGCCCGATCACGACGGGCTGGTGCTGGAAGGTGTCGACCTGCCCGACGACCTCCAGGTGCTGGGCGCCCTGCTCGACCGTGACGGTGTCGTGGTCAGCCGGGTCGACCCCGAGGACAAGCTCCGGATCGCGCGCGCCCTGCAGGAGCGCGGGCACGTGGTGGCCATGACGGGCGACGGAGTGAACGACGGCCCCGCGCTCCAGGAGGCCGACATCGGCGTGGCCATGGGCCGGTCGGGTACCGACGTGGCCCGAGAGGCAGCCGACCTGGTGCTCCTCGACGACGACTTCGCCACGATCGTGGCCGCCATCGAGCAGGGACGGGCGACGTTCTCCAACGTCCGGCGCTTCCTCACGTACCACCTCACCGACAACGTGGCCGAGCTGACCCCCTTCGTGGTGTGGGCCCTCTCCGGTGCTCGGTTCCCGCTGGCCATCGGCGTGCTGCAGGTGCTGTGCCTCGACATCGGCACCGACCTGCTGCCCGCGCTCGCCCTCGGGGCCGAACCGCCCACGGCGTGGGCCCTGCGGCAGCCCCCGCTGCACCGACACCTGATCGACCGGCGGATCCTGTTCCGCGTGTTCGGCGTGCTCGGCCCCACCGAGGCGGTGATGGAGATGGCCGCCTTCATGGTCGGCATGGCGGCCGCCGGGTGGCGGCCGGGCGGCGCCTTCCCCGAGGGCGAGGCGCTCCTCGCGGCCTCCGGCGCGGCGTTCTCGGCCGTGGTCATCGGGCAGTGTGCCAACGCCTTCGCCTGCCGGAGCACCGTCCGGCCTCCCTGGCAGCTCGGCTGGCTGAGCAACCCCCTGGTCATCTACGCGGTGCTCACCTCGCTGGCCGCCTTGGTCGGCTTCCTGTTCATCGGGCCGGTGGCCGACGTGCTCGGTCAGGCGCCGCCGCCGCTGGCCGGCGCCGTCGTGGCCGTGGCGGCCGCGCCGGCGGTGCTCGCCGCCGACGCCGTCCACAAGGTGGCCGTGCGTCGCCGGCTGCAGCGCGAGTCGCCCGGCGAGCCCCCCGACGGCGAGTGA
- a CDS encoding FMN-binding glutamate synthase family protein: MALLWVVLAVLVGLVALGIYDLVQQRHAILRTFPVIGHFRFILEAIGPELRQYIVTDNDQERPFSRNQRRWVYTSAKQRNTYFAFGTDNDLDETPGYVIVKQATFPAAPPPGPPDVLPCAKVLGAGHRRPGAFRMPSVVNVSAMSFGSLSGPAVEAVNRGVALAGCLQNTGEGGLSRHHLHGGPVVLQVGTGYYGCRNPDGTFSLERLVDTCASAPVRAVEIKLSQGAKPGLGGVLPAPKVTPEIAAARGVPVHVDCVSPPRHTAFDDVDSLIELVERIAGATGLPVGVKSAVGELGFWDELGRRMTETGGGPDFVTIDGGEGGTGAAPLAFADHVALPFKLAVSRVYPVLRAWGLDEQVVVIGSGKLGFPHTALLAFGLGCDAVNVAREAMLAIGCIQAQRCHTGRCPTGVTSQSKWLMRGLDPTDKAARLANYVVNLRTELGKLTRACGVVHPALVGLDQFEILDGAMGAQSAAWVFGYLPGWGLPSERDRLAVTELMTGRAGATPGVASPS; the protein is encoded by the coding sequence ATGGCCCTGCTCTGGGTGGTGCTCGCAGTCCTGGTGGGCCTGGTGGCCCTGGGGATCTACGACCTGGTCCAGCAGCGGCACGCGATCCTGCGGACCTTCCCCGTGATCGGGCACTTCCGGTTCATCCTCGAGGCCATCGGCCCCGAGCTGCGCCAGTACATCGTGACCGACAACGACCAGGAGCGGCCCTTCTCCCGCAACCAGCGGCGCTGGGTCTACACGTCGGCCAAGCAGCGCAACACCTACTTCGCGTTCGGCACCGACAACGACCTCGACGAGACGCCCGGCTACGTCATCGTGAAGCAGGCGACCTTCCCGGCCGCGCCGCCCCCCGGCCCGCCCGACGTGCTCCCCTGCGCCAAGGTGCTCGGTGCCGGCCACCGCCGGCCGGGTGCGTTCCGGATGCCCTCGGTCGTCAACGTGTCGGCCATGTCCTTCGGCTCGCTCAGCGGCCCGGCCGTCGAAGCGGTCAACCGGGGTGTCGCCCTGGCCGGCTGCCTGCAGAACACCGGCGAGGGCGGCCTCTCCCGCCACCACCTCCACGGCGGCCCCGTGGTGCTGCAGGTGGGCACCGGGTACTACGGGTGCCGGAACCCCGACGGCACGTTCAGCCTCGAGCGGCTCGTCGACACGTGCGCGTCGGCCCCCGTGCGGGCGGTCGAGATCAAGCTGAGCCAGGGTGCCAAGCCGGGTCTCGGTGGCGTGCTGCCCGCGCCCAAGGTGACCCCGGAGATCGCCGCGGCCCGCGGGGTGCCGGTCCACGTCGACTGCGTGAGCCCGCCCCGCCACACCGCCTTCGACGACGTGGACTCGCTCATCGAGCTGGTCGAGCGCATCGCGGGCGCCACCGGGCTGCCGGTGGGCGTGAAGTCCGCGGTGGGCGAGCTCGGCTTCTGGGACGAGCTCGGTCGCCGCATGACCGAGACCGGCGGCGGGCCCGACTTCGTGACGATCGACGGCGGCGAGGGCGGCACCGGCGCCGCCCCCCTGGCCTTCGCCGACCACGTGGCGCTCCCGTTCAAGCTCGCCGTCAGCCGCGTCTACCCGGTTCTGCGGGCGTGGGGGCTCGACGAGCAGGTCGTCGTGATCGGCTCGGGCAAGCTCGGGTTCCCGCACACCGCCCTGCTCGCGTTCGGCCTGGGGTGCGACGCCGTCAACGTGGCGCGGGAGGCCATGCTCGCCATCGGCTGCATCCAGGCCCAGCGCTGCCACACGGGACGCTGCCCCACCGGCGTGACGTCCCAGTCGAAGTGGCTCATGCGGGGCCTCGACCCCACCGACAAGGCCGCCCGCCTCGCGAACTACGTGGTGAACCTGCGCACCGAGCTGGGCAAGCTCACGCGGGCCTGTGGCGTGGTCCACCCGGCGCTGGTGGGCCTCGACCAGTTCGAGATCCTCGACGGCGCGATGGGGGCCCAGTCGGCGGCCTGGGTGTTCGGCTACCTCCCGGGCTGGGGCCTGCCGTCGGAGCGCGACCGCCTGGCCGTCACCGAGCTGATGACCGGGCGAGCCGGGGCGACCCCCGGCGTCGCGTCGCCGTCGTGA
- a CDS encoding AAA family ATPase — translation MTEPVAAVETHSAVVVFVGDRAYKVKKPVDLGFLDFSTPARRRDALRQELALNRRLAPDVYLGLLTVHDEAGTEVDTVLVMRRLPGDRRLATLVRAGHDVTTDLDALARVLASFHARCPTSEAIGAHATVDAVRATWETNIAVLASYAGRFVDAGEAATVAELARRYLDGRAALFAERIERGHVRDGHGDLLADDIFCLDDGPRVIDCIEFDARLRSVDVLADVAFLAMDLEHLGAPRAAAHFLARYRELSAETWPESLAHHYVAERAHVRAMVGCVRADQTGADTAPEAEAHLHQARRHLEAGQVRLVLVGGGPGTGKSTLAAALADVTGWALLRSDEVRDELVPRAGGDQGRGGAPQGLDQDRYAPARVAVVYAELLARARRLLERGESVLVDASWTDAGRREEAATLAAASSAGLVGLRCTAPAEVVDDRIRRRLAAGGDPSEATPAVAAALARRADPWPGAVVLDTHAPPGELVERALAALPGAETAPSARGGPTDG, via the coding sequence GTGACCGAGCCCGTCGCCGCGGTCGAGACCCACTCGGCGGTCGTCGTGTTCGTGGGCGATCGCGCGTACAAGGTGAAGAAGCCGGTCGATCTCGGCTTCCTCGACTTCTCGACGCCGGCTCGACGGCGCGACGCCCTCCGCCAGGAGCTGGCCCTCAACCGGCGCCTGGCCCCCGACGTGTACCTGGGCCTGTTGACCGTGCACGACGAGGCGGGCACCGAGGTCGACACCGTGCTCGTGATGCGCCGGCTGCCGGGCGACCGGCGGCTGGCCACGCTGGTGCGGGCCGGCCACGACGTGACGACGGACCTCGACGCGCTGGCCCGGGTGCTCGCCTCGTTCCACGCCCGGTGCCCGACCTCGGAGGCGATCGGCGCCCACGCCACCGTCGATGCGGTGCGGGCCACGTGGGAGACGAACATCGCCGTGCTCGCCTCCTACGCGGGCCGCTTCGTCGACGCCGGCGAGGCTGCGACCGTGGCCGAGCTGGCCCGGCGCTACCTCGACGGGCGGGCCGCGCTGTTCGCCGAGCGGATCGAGCGGGGCCACGTGCGCGACGGGCACGGCGACCTGCTGGCCGACGACATCTTCTGCCTCGACGACGGACCCCGGGTGATCGACTGCATCGAGTTCGACGCCCGCCTCCGCTCGGTCGACGTGCTCGCCGACGTGGCCTTCCTGGCCATGGACCTGGAGCACCTCGGCGCCCCCCGGGCCGCCGCGCACTTCCTGGCCCGCTACCGGGAGCTCTCGGCGGAGACCTGGCCGGAGAGCCTGGCGCACCACTACGTGGCCGAACGGGCGCACGTGCGGGCCATGGTGGGGTGCGTGCGCGCCGACCAGACCGGCGCCGACACCGCCCCGGAGGCCGAGGCGCACCTGCACCAGGCCCGACGTCACCTCGAGGCCGGCCAGGTCCGGCTGGTGCTCGTGGGCGGGGGCCCCGGGACCGGGAAGTCCACCCTCGCCGCCGCCCTGGCCGATGTCACCGGCTGGGCCCTGCTCCGGAGCGACGAGGTGCGCGACGAGCTCGTCCCCCGGGCCGGGGGTGACCAGGGGCGGGGCGGCGCACCGCAGGGCCTCGACCAGGACCGCTACGCCCCGGCCCGGGTGGCCGTGGTGTACGCCGAGCTGCTGGCCCGGGCCCGGCGCCTGCTCGAGCGGGGCGAGTCCGTGCTGGTCGACGCCTCGTGGACCGACGCCGGCCGGCGGGAGGAGGCCGCGACCCTGGCCGCGGCCTCCTCCGCCGGGCTCGTCGGCCTGCGCTGCACCGCGCCCGCCGAGGTGGTCGACGATCGCATCCGCCGCCGGCTGGCGGCCGGCGGCGACCCGTCGGAGGCCACCCCGGCGGTGGCCGCGGCCCTGGCCCGGCGGGCAGACCCCTGGCCCGGCGCCGTCGTGCTCGACACCCACGCGCCGCCCGGCGAGCTGGTCGAGCGCGCCCTGGCCGCGCTCCCCGGGGCAGAGACGGCGCCGAGCGCGAGAGGAGGGCCCACCGATGGCTGA
- a CDS encoding lysoplasmalogenase produces the protein MTTAAWTLLALAGVAAATDWVAVAARAQRVEYVAKPAALALLLAVALTLDPVDPAVRAWFVVALVLSLTGDVFLMLPHDLFVFGLGSFLLGHVAYVVGFLVGGQELRWLVLGVAVVSAAAMGVGTTVLRAVRRGPHPGLLGPVVAYMVVISAMVATAFGSGIAVAAAGAVLFFGSDSLIALRRFVGVRGWMPVTIMVTYHLGQAGLVASLVV, from the coding sequence GTGACGACCGCGGCATGGACGCTCCTCGCCCTGGCAGGCGTGGCCGCGGCGACCGACTGGGTGGCCGTGGCGGCCAGGGCCCAGCGGGTCGAGTACGTCGCCAAGCCGGCCGCCCTCGCCTTGCTGCTGGCGGTGGCCCTCACCCTCGATCCGGTCGACCCGGCGGTGCGGGCGTGGTTCGTGGTGGCCCTGGTGCTGTCGCTCACCGGCGACGTCTTCCTGATGCTGCCGCACGACCTGTTCGTGTTCGGGCTGGGGTCGTTCCTGCTCGGCCACGTGGCCTACGTGGTCGGCTTCCTGGTCGGCGGCCAGGAGCTCCGCTGGCTGGTGCTCGGCGTCGCGGTGGTGTCGGCGGCGGCGATGGGTGTCGGCACCACCGTGCTGCGGGCCGTGCGCCGCGGCCCCCACCCGGGGCTGCTCGGGCCGGTGGTCGCCTACATGGTGGTCATCTCGGCGATGGTCGCCACCGCCTTCGGGTCGGGGATCGCCGTCGCCGCCGCCGGGGCCGTCCTCTTCTTCGGCTCGGACTCGCTGATCGCGCTGCGGCGGTTCGTCGGCGTGCGAGGGTGGATGCCCGTCACCATCATGGTCACGTACCACCTGGGCCAGGCCGGCCTGGTCGCATCGCTCGTGGTCTGA
- a CDS encoding zinc-dependent alcohol dehydrogenase family protein, with product MRAWVVDHPGPVGGHPLRLEERPVPEPGPGEVRVRVHVCGICRTDLHVAEGDLPVRRPRVVPGHEVVGSVDALGPGAGRRLAVGDRVGIAWLRHTCGRCRFCLRGDENLCLTPRFTGWDDDGGYAEHAVVHEDYAYRLPPGFADEPAAPLLCAGIIGYRALRRARLPDGGRLGIYGFGASAHLAAQIALHEGATVHVLTRSADARRLALALGCASAGGAFDAPPEPLDAAVLFAPVGELVPVALAALDRGGTLSIAGIHLSDIPPLRYQEHLFQERSLASTTANTRTDGDELLALAARIPLRVETQPYPFEEADGALDDLAHDRVTGAAVLRVTY from the coding sequence ATGCGGGCGTGGGTGGTGGACCACCCGGGGCCCGTCGGAGGGCACCCGCTCCGTCTCGAGGAGCGACCGGTCCCCGAACCCGGACCGGGCGAGGTCCGGGTTCGGGTGCACGTGTGCGGCATCTGCCGCACCGACCTGCACGTGGCCGAGGGCGACCTGCCGGTCCGCCGGCCCCGGGTGGTGCCGGGCCACGAGGTGGTCGGGAGCGTCGACGCGCTGGGCCCCGGTGCGGGCCGGCGCCTGGCCGTGGGCGACCGCGTCGGCATCGCCTGGCTCCGCCACACCTGCGGTCGCTGCCGCTTCTGCCTGCGGGGCGACGAGAACCTGTGCCTCACGCCCCGCTTCACCGGCTGGGACGACGACGGCGGCTACGCCGAGCACGCCGTGGTGCACGAGGACTACGCCTACCGGCTGCCGCCCGGCTTCGCCGACGAGCCGGCCGCACCCCTGCTCTGCGCCGGGATCATCGGGTACCGGGCGCTGCGCCGGGCCCGGCTGCCCGACGGCGGCCGCCTGGGCATCTACGGGTTCGGTGCGTCGGCGCACCTGGCGGCCCAGATCGCGCTGCACGAGGGCGCCACCGTGCACGTGCTCACCCGCTCGGCCGACGCCCGCCGCCTGGCCCTCGCCCTGGGCTGCGCCTCGGCCGGCGGGGCCTTCGACGCGCCACCCGAGCCGCTCGACGCGGCCGTGCTCTTCGCGCCCGTGGGAGAGCTGGTCCCCGTGGCCCTCGCCGCGCTCGACCGCGGGGGCACCCTGTCGATCGCCGGCATCCACCTGAGCGACATCCCGCCCCTGCGGTACCAGGAGCACCTCTTCCAGGAGCGCTCGCTGGCCAGCACCACCGCGAACACCCGCACCGACGGCGACGAGCTGCTCGCCCTGGCGGCACGCATCCCCCTCCGCGTGGAGACGCAGCCGTACCCGTTCGAGGAGGCCGATGGCGCCCTCGACGACCTGGCCCACGACCGGGTGACCGGTGCCGCGGTGCTCCGCGTGACCTACTGA